One stretch of Cellulomonas wangsupingiae DNA includes these proteins:
- the prcB gene encoding proteasome subunit beta, whose translation MTRHASSGRLPSAFTTPGSSSFVDFLSGYAPDLLPGRRPVPAGELQAPHATTIVALTFDGGVVMAGDRRATMGSMIASRRIEKVFPADEFSAVGIAGTAGLAIELVRLFQLELEHYEKIEGSLLSLDGKANRLATMIRGNLGLAMQGLAVVPLFGGYDLDRGSGRIFSYDVTGGRYEELGHHAVGSGSVFARGSLKKRWRPDLDAATAVRVAVEALVDAADDDSATGGPDHARRIWPVVATVTQAGYLRVSDDDLAAAVDVVENGRRSARREGGAR comes from the coding sequence ATGACGCGCCACGCCTCCTCCGGTCGGCTCCCGTCCGCCTTCACCACACCCGGCAGCTCGTCGTTCGTCGACTTCCTGTCGGGGTACGCCCCCGACCTGCTGCCGGGCCGGCGGCCGGTGCCGGCCGGTGAGCTGCAGGCGCCGCACGCCACCACGATCGTCGCGCTGACCTTCGACGGCGGCGTCGTCATGGCGGGCGACCGCCGCGCGACGATGGGGTCGATGATCGCGAGCCGGCGCATCGAGAAGGTCTTCCCGGCGGACGAGTTCTCCGCCGTCGGGATCGCGGGGACCGCGGGTCTCGCGATCGAGCTCGTGCGGCTCTTCCAGCTCGAGCTCGAGCACTACGAGAAGATCGAGGGCAGCCTGCTGTCGCTCGACGGCAAGGCCAACCGGTTGGCGACGATGATCCGCGGCAACCTCGGCCTGGCGATGCAGGGTCTGGCCGTCGTCCCCCTGTTCGGCGGCTACGACCTCGACCGGGGTAGCGGCCGCATCTTCTCCTACGACGTCACGGGCGGGCGGTACGAGGAGCTGGGCCACCACGCCGTGGGCTCGGGGTCGGTCTTCGCGCGCGGCTCGCTGAAGAAGCGGTGGCGCCCCGACCTCGACGCGGCCACGGCCGTGCGGGTCGCCGTGGAGGCGCTCGTCGACGCCGCCGACGACGACTCGGCGACCGGCGGGCCGGACCACGCCCGGCGGATCTGGCCCGTCGTGGCGACCGTGACGCAGGCCGGCTACCTGCGCGTCTCGGACGACGACCTGGCCGCCGCGGTCGACGTCGTCGAGAACGGCCGACGCAGCGCACGCCGCGAGGGAGGTGCGCGATGA
- a CDS encoding ubiquitin-like protein Pup yields MAEQEHVRRRHEDEPGDEPETPTPAAPSTQARDAEVDALLEEIDDVLEQNAEQFVRGFVQKGGQ; encoded by the coding sequence ATGGCTGAGCAGGAGCACGTCCGGCGCCGTCACGAGGACGAGCCGGGCGACGAGCCCGAGACGCCCACGCCGGCGGCACCCAGCACGCAGGCCCGGGACGCCGAGGTCGACGCGTTGCTCGAGGAGATCGACGACGTGCTCGAGCAGAACGCCGAGCAGTTCGTCCGGGGATTCGTCCAGAAGGGCGGGCAGTGA
- the dop gene encoding depupylase/deamidase Dop — MTVRRVMGLETEYGVLQPGRPLANPMLLSSHVVAVHAAARELGRARARWDYDDEDPLHDARGFHLQRASAHPSMLTDSPTVAAPSGDGPQEMARSEVEEYEDPGAANVILTNGARLYVDHAHPEYSSPEVTTPLDAVRWDRAGELVMLESVRRLAATPALPDVTLYKNNVDGKGATYGTHENYLVDRAVPFGDLVSRLTPFLVTRQVFTGAGRVGLGPRGEHPGFQLSQRADYIEAEVGLETTLRRPIVNTRDEPHADPARWRRLHVIIGDATMLEAATYLRLGTTSLVLWLVEQAESGGAARAVVHAVDRLALRDPVAAVHRVSHDLALTERLELVDGRRLTALEVQAEYLAAVRAALDATGDPPDDQTRDVLDRWESLLGRLADDPASCAGEVEWLAKLRLLDGMRRRDHLAWDHPRLAAVDLQWSDVRPERGLYHRLVAAGAVELLVTPEQVQDAVVHPPQDTRAYFRGEAVARYGGQISAASWDSVVFDVPGSQTLQRVPMRDPLRGTRAHVGELLDRSPDARSLLAALGG; from the coding sequence GTGACCGTGCGCCGTGTGATGGGGCTCGAGACGGAGTACGGCGTCCTGCAGCCGGGCCGTCCGCTGGCCAACCCGATGCTCCTGTCGAGCCACGTCGTGGCCGTGCACGCCGCGGCGCGCGAGCTCGGCCGGGCGCGTGCCCGCTGGGACTACGACGACGAGGACCCGCTGCACGACGCGCGCGGGTTCCACCTGCAGCGGGCGTCGGCCCACCCGTCGATGCTCACGGACTCGCCGACCGTCGCCGCACCGTCGGGGGACGGTCCGCAGGAGATGGCGCGCTCGGAGGTCGAGGAGTACGAGGACCCCGGCGCGGCCAACGTGATCCTCACGAACGGTGCGCGGCTGTACGTGGACCACGCCCACCCCGAGTACTCGTCGCCCGAGGTGACGACGCCGCTCGACGCCGTGCGCTGGGACCGGGCGGGCGAGCTGGTCATGCTCGAGTCGGTGCGTCGGCTCGCCGCGACGCCGGCGCTGCCCGACGTCACGCTGTACAAGAACAACGTCGACGGGAAGGGGGCGACGTACGGGACGCACGAGAACTACCTCGTGGACCGTGCCGTCCCCTTCGGCGACCTCGTCTCGCGGCTGACACCGTTCCTCGTGACGCGGCAGGTGTTCACGGGCGCCGGACGCGTCGGCCTGGGCCCGCGCGGCGAGCACCCGGGATTCCAGCTGTCCCAGCGGGCGGACTACATCGAGGCCGAGGTCGGCCTGGAGACCACGCTGCGCCGGCCGATCGTCAACACCCGCGACGAACCGCACGCCGACCCGGCGCGCTGGCGGCGGCTGCACGTCATCATCGGGGACGCGACGATGCTCGAGGCCGCGACCTACCTGCGGCTCGGCACGACGTCGCTGGTGCTGTGGCTCGTCGAGCAGGCGGAGTCCGGCGGCGCCGCCCGTGCGGTCGTCCACGCCGTGGACCGGCTCGCGCTGCGGGACCCCGTGGCCGCGGTCCACCGGGTGAGCCACGACCTGGCCCTGACCGAGCGGCTGGAGCTGGTCGACGGCCGCCGGCTCACGGCGCTGGAGGTCCAGGCGGAGTACCTGGCCGCCGTGCGTGCCGCCCTCGACGCCACGGGCGACCCGCCGGACGACCAGACGCGCGACGTCCTGGACCGCTGGGAGTCGCTGCTGGGGCGCCTCGCCGACGACCCCGCCTCGTGCGCGGGGGAGGTGGAGTGGCTGGCGAAGCTGCGCCTGCTCGACGGCATGCGCCGCCGCGACCACCTGGCGTGGGACCACCCGCGGCTGGCGGCCGTCGACCTGCAGTGGTCCGACGTCCGCCCCGAGCGCGGCCTGTACCACCGGCTCGTCGCCGCGGGCGCCGTCGAGCTGCTCGTGACGCCCGAGCAGGTGCAGGACGCCGTCGTGCACCCGCCGCAGGACACCCGGGCCTACTTCCGCGGCGAGGCGGTCGCGCGCTACGGCGGGCAGATCTCGGCCGCGAGCTGGGACTCCGTGGTGTTCGACGTGCCGGGGTCGCAGACGCTGCAGCGGGTGCCGATGCGCGACCCGCTGCGCGGCACGCGAGCGCACGTCGGCGAGCTGCTCGACCGCAGCCCGGACGCGCGGTCGCTGCTGGCGGCGCTCGGCGGGTGA
- the arc gene encoding proteasome ATPase, protein MTEPAVPGRDLQRELAVLAAKNERLSEALVAAREQILELKRQVDDLAKPPGTYATFLGARADGTVDIVSAGRKMHVGASPSLDVHHLRPGQEVMLNEALTVVEAGGYEKVGEIVTVKEMLGEGRALVVGRGDEERVVRFAGQVADGGVRVGDALTIDSRSGFVFEVIPRAEVEELVLEEVPDIDYTDIGGLGPQIEAIRDAVELPFLHPELFREHGLKPPKGVLLYGPPGCGKTLIAKAVAHSLAATAAAARGDDVSDARSYFLNVKGPELLNKYVGETERHIRLIFARAREKASQGHPVVVFFDEMESLFRTRGTGVSSDVETTIVPQLLSEIDGVERLDNVIVIGASNREDMIDPAILRPGRLDVKIKIERPDAEGAREIFAKYLTADLPIHDDDIAEHGGSPTAAVEEMISRVVERMYSEADENRFLEVTYASGDKEVLYFKDFNSGAMIQNVVDRAKKSAIKDLLSTGQRGIRVDHLLSACLDEFKENEDLPNTTNPDDWARISGKKGERIVFIRTIVQGKKGVDASRTIENVTSTGQYL, encoded by the coding sequence ATGACGGAACCTGCTGTCCCAGGACGTGACCTGCAACGCGAGCTGGCGGTCCTCGCCGCCAAGAACGAGCGGCTCAGCGAGGCACTCGTGGCCGCACGTGAGCAGATCCTCGAGCTCAAGCGCCAGGTGGACGACCTGGCCAAGCCTCCCGGCACCTACGCCACGTTCCTCGGCGCGCGCGCCGACGGCACGGTCGACATCGTGTCCGCCGGCCGCAAGATGCACGTGGGGGCCAGCCCGAGCCTCGACGTCCACCACCTGCGCCCCGGCCAGGAGGTCATGCTCAACGAGGCGCTGACGGTCGTCGAGGCCGGTGGGTACGAGAAGGTCGGCGAGATCGTCACCGTCAAGGAGATGCTCGGCGAGGGCCGCGCGCTCGTCGTCGGGCGTGGTGACGAGGAGCGGGTCGTGCGGTTCGCCGGCCAGGTCGCCGACGGCGGCGTGCGGGTGGGCGACGCGCTGACGATCGACTCGCGCAGCGGCTTCGTGTTCGAGGTGATCCCGCGGGCGGAGGTCGAGGAGCTGGTCCTCGAGGAGGTCCCGGACATCGACTACACCGACATCGGTGGTCTGGGTCCGCAGATCGAGGCGATCCGCGACGCGGTCGAGCTGCCCTTCCTGCACCCCGAGCTGTTCCGCGAGCACGGGCTCAAGCCGCCGAAGGGCGTGCTCCTGTACGGCCCGCCGGGCTGCGGCAAGACGCTGATCGCGAAGGCCGTCGCGCACTCGCTCGCCGCCACCGCCGCGGCCGCGCGGGGCGACGACGTCTCCGACGCCCGCTCGTACTTCCTCAACGTCAAGGGCCCCGAGCTGCTCAACAAGTACGTCGGGGAGACCGAGCGGCACATCCGCCTGATCTTCGCGCGTGCGCGTGAGAAGGCGTCCCAGGGGCACCCGGTGGTCGTGTTCTTCGACGAGATGGAGTCGCTGTTCCGCACCCGCGGCACGGGGGTGTCCAGCGACGTGGAGACGACGATCGTCCCGCAGCTGCTCTCCGAGATCGACGGCGTCGAGCGGCTCGACAACGTCATCGTCATCGGGGCGTCGAACCGCGAGGACATGATCGACCCCGCCATCCTGCGGCCGGGGCGGCTCGACGTGAAGATCAAGATCGAGCGGCCCGACGCCGAGGGCGCGCGGGAGATCTTCGCGAAGTACCTCACGGCCGACCTGCCGATCCACGACGACGACATCGCGGAGCACGGCGGGTCGCCCACGGCGGCCGTCGAGGAGATGATCTCCCGCGTCGTCGAGCGCATGTACTCCGAGGCCGACGAGAACCGCTTCCTCGAGGTGACGTACGCCAGCGGCGACAAGGAGGTCCTGTACTTCAAGGACTTCAACTCCGGCGCGATGATCCAGAACGTCGTCGACCGCGCCAAGAAGTCGGCGATCAAGGACCTGCTCTCGACGGGCCAGCGGGGCATCCGGGTCGACCACCTGCTGTCGGCCTGCCTCGACGAGTTCAAGGAGAACGAGGACCTGCCCAACACGACGAACCCGGACGACTGGGCCCGGATCTCGGGGAAGAAGGGCGAGCGCATCGTCTTCATCCGCACGATCGTCCAGGGCAAGAAGGGCGTCGACGCGTCGCGCACCATCGAGAACGTGACGAGCACGGGCCAGTACCTCTGA
- a CDS encoding tRNA (adenine-N1)-methyltransferase produces the protein MTTHDAAVPAPTGAAQRRGPFRTGERVQLTDPRGRLHTITLQPDASFHTHRGYLRHSELIGASEGVVVRNTSGIEYLALRPLLADHVLSMPRGAAVVYPKDAGQIVTMGDVFPGATVVEAGVGSGGLTLSLLRAVGDAGRLVSIERREDFAAIARGNVESFFGGPHPAWDLRLGDLADVLPTAAAPGSVDRVVLDMLAPWENLDAVATALAPGGVLICYVATTTQLSRLAEDLRSDGRYTEPEAWESMVRGWHLEGLAVRPQHRMVGHTGFLITARRLADGVEPPHRKRRPAKGSYPVAEDGAPATDTELWSPEAMGERETSAKKIRRVRRDLHVAPEDLGPQGPATAPPTD, from the coding sequence GTGACCACCCACGACGCCGCCGTGCCCGCACCAACCGGGGCCGCGCAACGGCGCGGCCCGTTCCGCACGGGTGAGCGCGTGCAGCTGACCGACCCGCGCGGTCGACTCCACACGATCACGCTGCAGCCGGACGCGAGCTTCCACACGCACCGGGGGTACCTGCGCCACAGCGAGCTCATCGGGGCGTCCGAGGGCGTGGTGGTGCGGAACACGTCGGGCATCGAGTACCTGGCCCTGCGGCCCCTGCTGGCGGACCACGTGCTGTCCATGCCGCGGGGCGCGGCCGTGGTCTACCCCAAGGACGCGGGGCAGATCGTCACGATGGGCGACGTGTTCCCCGGGGCGACGGTCGTCGAGGCCGGTGTCGGGTCCGGCGGGCTGACCCTGTCCCTGCTGCGCGCGGTCGGCGACGCCGGACGCCTCGTGTCGATCGAGCGCCGCGAGGACTTCGCCGCCATCGCACGCGGCAACGTCGAGAGCTTCTTCGGGGGCCCGCACCCGGCGTGGGACCTGCGCCTGGGTGACCTCGCCGACGTCCTGCCGACCGCCGCGGCCCCCGGGTCGGTGGACCGCGTCGTCCTCGACATGCTCGCGCCCTGGGAGAACCTCGACGCGGTGGCCACGGCGCTCGCGCCCGGCGGGGTCCTGATCTGCTACGTCGCCACGACGACCCAGCTGTCCCGCCTCGCCGAGGACCTGCGTTCCGACGGCCGGTACACCGAGCCCGAGGCCTGGGAGTCGATGGTCCGCGGGTGGCACCTCGAGGGCCTGGCCGTGCGTCCGCAGCACCGCATGGTCGGGCACACCGGGTTCCTGATCACCGCGCGCCGGCTCGCGGACGGCGTCGAGCCGCCCCACCGCAAGCGCCGTCCCGCCAAGGGCTCCTACCCGGTCGCGGAGGACGGTGCGCCGGCCACGGACACCGAGCTGTGGTCGCCCGAGGCGATGGGGGAGCGCGAGACGTCGGCCAAGAAGATCCGCCGCGTGCGCCGCGACCTGCACGTCGCACCGGAGGACCTCGGCCCGCAGGGCCCGGCGACGGCACCGCCGACCGACTGA
- a CDS encoding DUF1269 domain-containing protein, with the protein MTTFTVWKFDDPERAQDAARILADAEGEGLVHVVDRAVLSWPTGASRPTMHHARNDEWRGTAWGALWGLIVGGLFFLPVLGAAAGAAIGAIARAVAAVGITKEQLETVGREVTPGTSALFAVTEDADLDRLGERFHGLHSTLVSTNLTPAESAQLIETFG; encoded by the coding sequence ATGACGACGTTCACCGTGTGGAAGTTCGACGACCCGGAGCGCGCCCAGGACGCGGCGCGGATCCTGGCGGACGCCGAGGGCGAGGGTCTCGTGCACGTGGTGGACCGCGCCGTCCTGTCGTGGCCCACCGGGGCGTCACGGCCGACGATGCACCACGCGCGCAACGACGAGTGGCGGGGCACGGCGTGGGGTGCGCTGTGGGGGCTGATCGTCGGCGGGCTGTTCTTCCTGCCCGTGCTGGGGGCCGCTGCCGGGGCCGCGATCGGGGCGATCGCCCGTGCCGTCGCCGCCGTCGGCATCACCAAGGAGCAGCTCGAGACCGTCGGTCGGGAGGTCACGCCGGGGACCTCGGCGCTCTTCGCCGTCACCGAGGACGCCGACCTGGACCGGCTGGGCGAGCGCTTCCACGGTCTGCACTCGACGCTCGTCTCCACGAACCTGACCCCCGCGGAGAGCGCACAGCTCATCGAGACGTTCGGCTGA
- a CDS encoding site-2 protease family protein: MSAPRPEHPSGWVLGHVAGAPVVLARSWVLAAVVLTLVFAPSVQSWTGGGGLLPYVVALVFVVLLFASVLVHELAHGLVARARGQQPRAFVLTLWGGHTTFGGAASSPATSALVAVAGPVANLVLAGAFLLVADHAVADGTLLQTVLRAGALANGFVGLFNLVPGLPLDGGRILEAAVWAATRDRHRGTVVAGWAGRVVAVGVVLAVLVRPLLAGTRPDLVTVAWAALIGAFLWAGASGAVRAGRSGRAVDALSLQTVGRPAVVVGAQASLAQARATAAAAHAAEVVVLAPDGRPAAYVDTDAAARVPAELAGTTNVVAVCTPLPVGAVVDGALTGDALLRALSTASAHSPVVAALVEGRVVALVRTSDVVAALRG, from the coding sequence GTGAGCGCACCTCGACCCGAGCATCCGTCCGGCTGGGTGCTCGGGCACGTGGCCGGAGCACCCGTCGTCCTGGCGCGGTCGTGGGTGCTCGCCGCGGTGGTCCTCACGCTCGTGTTCGCCCCGAGCGTGCAGTCCTGGACGGGCGGCGGCGGGCTGCTGCCGTACGTCGTCGCGCTCGTCTTCGTCGTCCTGCTCTTCGCCTCCGTGCTCGTCCACGAGCTCGCGCACGGGCTCGTGGCCCGCGCGCGGGGCCAGCAGCCCCGCGCGTTCGTGCTCACGCTGTGGGGCGGGCACACGACCTTCGGGGGAGCGGCGTCCAGCCCCGCGACGAGCGCCCTGGTCGCGGTCGCCGGGCCGGTCGCCAACCTCGTGCTGGCCGGCGCGTTCCTGCTCGTCGCGGACCACGCCGTCGCGGACGGCACGCTGCTGCAGACGGTGCTGCGCGCCGGGGCCCTCGCCAACGGGTTCGTCGGGCTGTTCAACCTCGTGCCCGGTCTGCCGCTCGACGGCGGCCGCATCCTCGAGGCCGCCGTGTGGGCGGCGACCCGCGACCGGCACCGCGGCACCGTCGTCGCCGGCTGGGCCGGGCGCGTCGTCGCGGTGGGTGTCGTCCTGGCCGTGCTCGTCCGTCCGCTGCTCGCCGGCACCAGGCCCGACCTCGTCACCGTCGCCTGGGCGGCGCTCATCGGCGCGTTCCTGTGGGCGGGAGCCTCGGGCGCGGTGCGCGCGGGGCGCTCCGGGCGGGCCGTGGACGCCCTGAGCCTGCAGACCGTCGGGCGCCCCGCCGTGGTGGTCGGCGCGCAGGCCTCGCTCGCGCAGGCACGTGCCACCGCGGCGGCCGCGCACGCGGCCGAGGTCGTCGTGCTCGCGCCCGACGGCCGGCCCGCGGCGTACGTCGACACGGACGCCGCCGCGCGCGTGCCCGCCGAGCTGGCGGGCACGACGAACGTCGTCGCGGTGTGCACGCCGCTGCCCGTGGGGGCCGTGGTCGACGGCGCCCTCACGGGGGACGCGCTGCTGCGCGCCCTGTCGACGGCGTCGGCGCACAGCCCCGTGGTCGCGGCCCTCGTCGAGGGTCGCGTCGTCGCGCTCGTGCGCACCTCGGACGTCGTGGCCGCCCTGCGGGGTTGA
- a CDS encoding RecB family exonuclease — translation MAGAEPRVPGLSPSRANDFLQCPLLFRFRVVDRLPEPASPAAARGTLVHAVLETLFDLPAPERTLAAACASLPAHWEALLAEDPRYAELHTTDEERAEFLAGAERLLATWFTLEDPTRLEPRARELQVRHDLEGGPRLRGVVDRVDVAPNGWVRVVDYKTGRSPRAGYESSALFQMRFYAYVVWRTRGVLPKRLQLAYLGDGVVVSHEPTESEMHTLEARVRSIWAGIEDTARSGDWRPRTSRLCDWCSFRDRCPAFGGTPPDVPPGAVERAIGVTPVAAG, via the coding sequence GTGGCGGGCGCGGAGCCGCGGGTGCCCGGGCTCTCCCCCTCGCGCGCCAACGACTTCCTCCAGTGCCCGCTGCTGTTCCGGTTCCGGGTCGTGGACCGGCTGCCGGAGCCCGCGTCGCCGGCCGCCGCGCGCGGCACGCTGGTGCACGCGGTGCTGGAGACGCTGTTCGACCTCCCCGCTCCCGAGCGCACGCTCGCGGCGGCGTGCGCGTCGCTGCCGGCGCACTGGGAGGCGCTGCTGGCGGAGGACCCGCGCTACGCCGAGCTGCACACCACGGACGAGGAGCGCGCCGAGTTCCTCGCGGGGGCCGAGCGGCTGCTCGCGACGTGGTTCACGCTCGAGGACCCGACCCGCCTCGAGCCGCGTGCGCGCGAGCTGCAGGTGCGGCACGACCTGGAGGGCGGCCCGCGCCTGCGGGGCGTCGTGGACCGGGTCGACGTCGCCCCCAACGGCTGGGTCCGCGTCGTGGACTACAAGACGGGTCGCTCTCCGCGTGCGGGGTACGAGAGCTCGGCGCTGTTCCAGATGCGCTTCTACGCGTACGTCGTGTGGCGCACGCGCGGCGTCCTGCCCAAGCGGCTGCAGCTCGCGTACCTCGGGGACGGCGTGGTGGTCAGCCACGAGCCGACCGAGTCGGAGATGCACACCCTCGAGGCGCGGGTGCGGTCGATCTGGGCGGGCATCGAGGACACCGCACGCTCGGGCGACTGGCGTCCGCGGACGTCGCGGCTGTGCGACTGGTGCTCGTTCCGTGACCGGTGCCCCGCGTTTGGCGGCACGCCGCCGGACGTGCCGCCGGGTGCGGTGGAACGCGCGATCGGGGTCACGCCCGTCGCCGCCGGCTGA